CTGGCCGTGGCCCGCCGCGCCGAGTACGGCCCCAGCGCCCTGCGCGCGACGCCGCCGGACCTGCTGGAGCGCTACTTCATCCCCGTGGGAGTGAACCGCGTCCGCGTGCGCGACGACGTGAAGGCGTGGGTGAACTTCGGTCACCACAACCTGTCGGACGTGGCGGGCAGCCAGCTGGTGCCGCGCTCGGACGTCGTCTTCTGCCGCAACGTGATGATCTACTTCGACCTGGCCGCGCGCCGCCGCGTGCTGGGCGTCATCCGCGACCGGCTCTGTCCCGGGGGCTACCTGCTCCTGGGCCACGCGGAGAACCTGCTCAGCCTGGGCGCGGACTTCGAGCTGGTGCACCTGAAGGGCGACCTCGTCTACCGCCGGCCCGAGCTTCCGGGCGGGGAGGGCCGCTGATGGCACGCCCGCTCACGGTGCTCGTCATCGACGACTCGGCCACCAACCGGCGCACGCTCACCACGCTGCTGGAGTCCTCCCAGGAGGTGATGGTGCTGGACTGGGCCCAGGACGGCGAGGAGGGGCTCAAGAAGGTCCTGGACCTGAAGCCCGACGTGGTGACGCTGGACCTGGAGATGCCCCGGCTGGGCGGCCACACCTTCCTGCGGCTGCTCATGCGCGCGGCGCCCACGCCCGTCATCGTCATCTCCAGCTACGCGCACAGCTCGGACGTGGGCAAGGCGCTGGAGCTGGGCGCGTTCGACTTCATCGCCAAGCCGCCCCAGGGCACACCCGCGGCGCTGGAGCACCTGCGGCGCGAGCTGCTCGACAAGGTGCTCGCGGCGCGCCACGCGAAGTCCGGGGGGCGCCACGGGGCCCCGCCGCGCGCCTCCCTGCTGACGGGGGAGGTGCCGCAGGTCATCGCCGTGGGCGCGTCCACGGGCGGGCCTCCCGCGGTGCAGCGGCTGCTGGAGGGACTGGCCGTCGAGCCGACCGTCAGCGTGCTGGTGGGCCAGCACATGCCCTCGCAGTTCACCAAGGCCTTCGCGGAGCGGTTGGACCGCATCGGCCCCTTCACGGTGACGGAGGCATGCGAGGGCGACGTGGTGAAGCCGGGCCACGTCTACATCGCACCAGGAGGCCGCCACCTGGTGCTGTCGGACCGCACCGGGCGCCTGGAGCTGCGCACCCCGTCGCCGGTGCCCATGGACAAGTACGCACCGTCGGTGGACCGGCTCTTCGAGAGCGCGGCGGAGGTGCTGGGGCCGCGCGCGGTGGCGGTGGTGCTGACGGGGATGGGGGCGGACGGGGCGCAGGGGGTGCGCGCGGTCCGCCGCGAGGGCGGAGAGACGTGGGCCGAGTCCGAGGACACGGCGGTGGTGTACGGCATGCCCAAGGAGGCCATCGCCACGGGCGCGGTGAGCCGGGTGCTGGCCCTGGACGCCATCGGGACGGAGTTGGCCGCGCTGGTGCGCCGCCGACGCCAGTCTGGCGGGCAGTGAATCGCTGGCTGCATGACAGCCGCCGCACAATCCCGGGCCGGCCGGCGCGCGGGTGCTAGGCTGGTGCCCATGTCGCAGCAGATCCGCGCGCTGGTGGTGGATGACTCGCAGGCCATGCGCCGCAGCATCATGTACGCGCTCCAGCGCCTGGCCGACGTGGTCTGTATCGAGGCCCAGGACGGCGTGGAGGGGCTGAAGAAGCTCTCCACGCAGGGCCGCTTCGACCTGGTGATGACGGACATCAACATGCCGTTGATGGATGGGCTGAAGCTCATCCACCACATCCGCCAGACGGAAGACCACCGGGCGGTGCCCATCGTCGTGGTGACGACGGAGGGCGCGGCGGCGGACCGGGCGCGGGCCATGGCGCTGGGGGCCACGGCCTACCTGGTGAAGCCCGTGCAGGCCCGCGTGGTGCTGGACACGGTGAAGGAACTGCTGAAGCTCGGCTGAGCTTCGACAGGACCCCCAAGGGCACGCATGGAACCGGCGCTGGACGTCGAGGGGCTGGAGAAGACGTACGGCGCGGTGCGGGCGGTGCGCGGCCTCTCCTTCCAGGTGGCACCGGGCGAGGTGCTGGGCCTCGTGGGACCCAACGGCGCGGGCAAGACGTCCACGCTGCGGTGTCTGGCCGGCATCCTCCCGCCCTCCGCGGGGCGCGTGCGGGTGGCGGGCTTCGACGTGGCACAGGCCCCGGTGGAGGCGAAGCGCCAGCTGGCCTTCCTTCCGGACGAGCCGCGCTTCTTCGAGTACCTCACCGTCTGGGAGCACCTGAACTTCACCGCGCGCCTCTACGGCGTGGAGGACTGGGAGGAGCGGGGCCGCGCGCTCCTGGAGGAGATGGAGCTCACCGGCCGGGAGAAGTCGCTGCCGGGCGAGCTGTCGCGGGGCATGAAGCAGAAGCTGTCCATCGCGTGCGGCTTCCTGCACCAGCCCCGGCTCATCCTCCTGGATGAACCGCTGACGGGGTTGGATCCGCTGGGCATCCGCCGCATGAAGGCCTCGCTGCGCCGCCGCGCGGAGGAGGGCACGGCGCTGGTGCTGTCGTCGCACCTGCTCCCGCTGGTGGAGGAGCTGTGCCACCGGCTGCTCGTCATCGCCGGAGGGCGCGCGGTGGCGCTGGGCTCGCTGCCGGAGATCCGCGAGCAGATGGCGGGCGGAGCCGGGGACGGCGCGTCGCTGGAGGAGCTGTTCGTGCGCATCACCAGCGCGGCGTCGGAGGAGGCGCGGGCGCGGGGGAACGAACCGGCGTGAGCTTCCCGAGCGCGGTGGCGTTCCTCTGGGTGAGGACGTGGCGCAACCGGGTGGTGCGCCAGGTGCAGCGGCTGAAGCGTCCGCGCTACCTCCTGGGCGCGCTGGTGGGGCTCGCGTACCTGTACTCGCTGGTGGGGCGCAGCGTCTTCGTGCAGGGCACGGGCCGCGCGGTGTCCCCCAACGCGAGGCTGTTCGCGGAGTTCTCGCTGGAGGTCTCCGTGCTGGGCACGCTGGTGACGGCGTGGGTGCTGGGGGCGGACCGGCCCGCACTGACCTTCACGCAGACGGAGGTGCAGACCTTCTTCGCCGCGCCCGTCACGCGCAAGGCGCTGCTGCACTACAAGCTGCTGCGCGGCCTCTTGAGCGCGATGCTCGCGGCGCTGGCGGCGACCCTCTTCGTGGGGCGCTTCACCAGCCCCCGCCCGGTGCTCTTCTTCCTGGGCGCGGCGCTGGCCATGGGGACGCTCTACCTGCACGGCACGGCGGCGTCCTTCGTGCGCGCGTGGCTCGTGTCTCAAGGCCGCTGGGGCAGCGCGGTGCGGTGGGCGGTCGTGGCGGTGGTGATGGTTGCGGGGATGGGCACGCTGCTGTCCACGCTGCGCGATTACCCGCTGCCGGAGAACCTCTCTCGTCCCTTCGCCGTGCGCGAGTGGTTGCGCGAGGTGCTCGACGCCCCCGGGCCCCGAGCGGTGCTG
This DNA window, taken from Corallococcus coralloides DSM 2259, encodes the following:
- the cheB gene encoding chemotaxis-specific protein-glutamate methyltransferase CheB produces the protein MARPLTVLVIDDSATNRRTLTTLLESSQEVMVLDWAQDGEEGLKKVLDLKPDVVTLDLEMPRLGGHTFLRLLMRAAPTPVIVISSYAHSSDVGKALELGAFDFIAKPPQGTPAALEHLRRELLDKVLAARHAKSGGRHGAPPRASLLTGEVPQVIAVGASTGGPPAVQRLLEGLAVEPTVSVLVGQHMPSQFTKAFAERLDRIGPFTVTEACEGDVVKPGHVYIAPGGRHLVLSDRTGRLELRTPSPVPMDKYAPSVDRLFESAAEVLGPRAVAVVLTGMGADGAQGVRAVRREGGETWAESEDTAVVYGMPKEAIATGAVSRVLALDAIGTELAALVRRRRQSGGQ
- a CDS encoding response regulator, yielding MSQQIRALVVDDSQAMRRSIMYALQRLADVVCIEAQDGVEGLKKLSTQGRFDLVMTDINMPLMDGLKLIHHIRQTEDHRAVPIVVVTTEGAAADRARAMALGATAYLVKPVQARVVLDTVKELLKLG
- a CDS encoding ABC transporter ATP-binding protein, with the translated sequence MEPALDVEGLEKTYGAVRAVRGLSFQVAPGEVLGLVGPNGAGKTSTLRCLAGILPPSAGRVRVAGFDVAQAPVEAKRQLAFLPDEPRFFEYLTVWEHLNFTARLYGVEDWEERGRALLEEMELTGREKSLPGELSRGMKQKLSIACGFLHQPRLILLDEPLTGLDPLGIRRMKASLRRRAEEGTALVLSSHLLPLVEELCHRLLVIAGGRAVALGSLPEIREQMAGGAGDGASLEELFVRITSAASEEARARGNEPA